One window from the genome of Chloroflexi bacterium ADurb.Bin180 encodes:
- the aceF gene encoding Dihydrolipoyllysine-residue acetyltransferase component of pyruvate dehydrogenase complex encodes MSGACFTISSLGGIGGRYFTPIINAPEVAILGVCKSTMEPIWDGKAFQPRLMLPLSLTWDHRVIDGAAAARFNVYLGQILGDFRRVLL; translated from the coding sequence ATGTCGGGCGCCTGCTTCACGATCTCCAGCCTGGGTGGCATTGGCGGGCGCTACTTCACGCCCATCATCAATGCGCCCGAGGTGGCGATCCTGGGGGTGTGCAAGTCGACGATGGAGCCCATCTGGGATGGCAAGGCCTTCCAGCCGCGACTGATGCTGCCACTGAGCCTGACCTGGGATCACCGCGTGATCGACGGTGCCGCGGCCGCGCGCTTCAACGTCTACCTCGGCCAGATCCTGGGCGACTTCCGCCGGGTTCTGTTGTGA